The segment AGCGACCGCAATCGCCGGCTGGCCGTCGACACGGAACAGCGTGGTAGGCGGATCGGTATAGCCGCGCGTGATGGTCGCGACGTCCGTCAGGGGGAAAAAGCGGTTATTGACGCGGAGATTGACCGCCCGCAGGCTGGCCTCGGACGCAAACTGGCCACTCACACGCACGCTGACCTGCTCAGGCCCGGCTTGAAGCTCGCCTGACGGAGTGACCGCGTTTTGCTTCTCCAAGGAATCGATGATCGAATTGGTATCTAGACCGAGCGCGGCAATTTTCCGGGTGGAGAACTCCAGGTAAATTACTTCGTCCTGTGCGCCGAGAATGTCGACCTTGCCGACATCGGGCACGGTCAAGATCCTGGCCCTGGCGGTCTCGACCCGATCGCGCAGCTGGCGCTGACTTAGTCCGTCGCTGGTGAACGCGTAGATATTGCCGAAGACATCCCCGAAGCGATCATTAAAGGCTGGTCCGACCACCCCTTGCGGAAAGTCCTGCTGAATGTCGGCGATCATGTTGCGAACCCGGACCCAGGTGGGGGCCACATCGCGGGCCTTTGTGGTGTCCCGGAGGTTTACAAAGATCGTGGTTTGTCCGTCGACCGTGAGGCTCTTGGTGTAGTCGAGCGACTCGAGCTCTTCGAGCTTCTTCTCGATCCGGTCGGTGACTTGACGTGTGACCTCCTCTGCGGAGGCACCCGGCCATTGCGCCTGGATCACCATCGTCTTGATGGTGAAGGCGGGATCTTCTTCGCGCCCGAGCTGCAGGTAGGAGAACAGGCCCGCTGCCGCAAATGCGATCATGAAGTACCAGACGAGCGAGCGATGCGCCAACGCCCAGTCGGAAAGATTGAAGGACTTCATCGCGTCGTCTCCCGTTCGATACGGACCTGCTGTCCATCCTTGAGACTATGGACACCGGCAGTCACGACCCTGGCTCCGGCGCCGAGGCCACCCGTCACGCGGATGCCCCCCTCGTCGTGGGCAATCTCGATGCGGTGCAGTGAGACCATGCTGGTGGAAGGATCTACGATCCAAACAAACGTTTTGCCGTTCTCGGTGAGGATCGCCGACGCAGGCAGGCGCAGGACTGCGTTCTCGCCGGCGGCAAGCCTTGCCGTCACAGTGCTCCCAAGCCGGAAGGTTTCGGGCGGGTTGTTCAAGGTGATGCGGACGCGACGGCTGCGCGTTGCCGAATCGGCTTCCGGCGCGACCTCACGGATCTGGCCCTCGACGTGGATCGCGGGATTGAGCAGCAGACTGACCGTAAATGGCAGGCCGGTCCGCAGCGGCACCGGGAAATCGGGGCCGAGATCGAGCACCGCCTCCCTGATATCGGGACGCGCGACGGTGACGACACTCTGGCCGGCGGACACCACCTGACCCACTTCAGCGCCCACGGCTGTGACAACGCCCGCGAACTCCGCCTTCAGCTGCGCGTAGCCAAGTTGTTCGTGCGCCTTGGCGAGATCGGCCTGCATGCTGGCCACCGTGGCTTCTGCGGCGGCACGTGTCCCTTCGGCGTTTTCGAGGTTTGCCTTGGTGGTGTCATCGGTCGCGATGAGCGTCCGCTGCCTTTGCTCCGCTGCGCTTGCGTTCGTGAGTTGAGCCTGACTTTTTGAAACGTCGGCGATGGCGGAGTTGAGGTCCAGTTCGAGAGTCGCCGGGTCGATTGCGGCAACCATTTGCCCGGCCGCGACGAGGTCTCCGACCTTGGCCGGGCGCGCCGTGAGACGTCCCAAGACCCTGAAGCCAAGATCCGTCTGGTATCGCGGTTCTATCGTGCCGCTGGCAGTGGTATTGCCCGACTGCGTCGGTTCGAGCACCGTTGACAGGACCGGCCGCAATCGCTTCAGGACCTGCGCTTTTTCCGTGCAGCCGGCGGTCGCAGCGCATGCCGCCACGAGAGCGCCAAGTGTGATCCAGCGGTTCGTCATGACGCACCCCCTTCGTATGAGACGGACTGGCCAACGCTGAGCAGCTTGCCGCCATCGATGACGACGCGTTCGCCAGGCTGCAGCCCGTCATGGACGACGACGACGCCGGTTTCATAGGTGTCGACCGTCACTGGCTTCAACGACACGGTTCTGGTTTGGGGATCGACGACCCAGACCGCGGGCGTCGCACCTGTCGCCATCAAAGCGTTCCATGGCACGACGATCTGGTTCATCGGCTTCCACCGGGCGGTGCCCGCAATGGCGCTGCCGAGCGTCATCGCTGCCGGCGGATTTTCGATCGCAACCTTGACCCGCACCGTCGAGCTCTTCGCGTCGATGGCAGGCGACACCTCGCGCACGCGGCCGACAGCCGTCACGTCGCGATTCGAAAGCAGCGTGATAGTGATCTTGTCTTCCGGCTCTCGAAAGAAGACCGATTCGGACACGTCGAAAACGGCGTCCCGATCTCCGTCTTGCGCCAGGGTAAAGGCCGACTGGGCCGGCTGCATGACCTGGCCGACCTCGACATTGCGCGCGGTGACCACCCCGGCGGCGCTGGCCCGCAATACGGTGTCGGCCAATGCCTCTTTCGATCTGCCAAGCCGCGCTTTTGCGGAGTCGAGCGAACCTTCCGCGGTTCGTAATCCTTCTTCGGCCGTATCGAACGCCACACGCGTCGTGAAGCCGTTGGCTATGAGCGTCTTTTGACGTTGGAATGTCGATGCGGCGACCTGCAGTTGCAGCTCCGCCGCCGCCA is part of the Bradyrhizobium commune genome and harbors:
- a CDS encoding efflux RND transporter periplasmic adaptor subunit encodes the protein MTNRWITLGALVAACAATAGCTEKAQVLKRLRPVLSTVLEPTQSGNTTASGTIEPRYQTDLGFRVLGRLTARPAKVGDLVAAGQMVAAIDPATLELDLNSAIADVSKSQAQLTNASAAEQRQRTLIATDDTTKANLENAEGTRAAAEATVASMQADLAKAHEQLGYAQLKAEFAGVVTAVGAEVGQVVSAGQSVVTVARPDIREAVLDLGPDFPVPLRTGLPFTVSLLLNPAIHVEGQIREVAPEADSATRSRRVRITLNNPPETFRLGSTVTARLAAGENAVLRLPASAILTENGKTFVWIVDPSTSMVSLHRIEIAHDEGGIRVTGGLGAGARVVTAGVHSLKDGQQVRIERETTR
- a CDS encoding efflux RND transporter periplasmic adaptor subunit, whose product is MRRIWDFSDIRLDIPMLLRARAPVPIMLLVLTVLGGCDDRATKAVKPPAFVRTEIVRLQDRGSSATLTGDVEARIQTELSFRVSGRVVVRLADVGAHVDAGDVLARLDPKQQQADFDAATANLAAAELQLQVAASTFQRQKTLIANGFTTRVAFDTAEEGLRTAEGSLDSAKARLGRSKEALADTVLRASAAGVVTARNVEVGQVMQPAQSAFTLAQDGDRDAVFDVSESVFFREPEDKITITLLSNRDVTAVGRVREVSPAIDAKSSTVRVKVAIENPPAAMTLGSAIAGTARWKPMNQIVVPWNALMATGATPAVWVVDPQTRTVSLKPVTVDTYETGVVVVHDGLQPGERVVIDGGKLLSVGQSVSYEGGAS